In Stigmatopora argus isolate UIUO_Sarg chromosome 17, RoL_Sarg_1.0, whole genome shotgun sequence, the following are encoded in one genomic region:
- the gcm2 gene encoding chorion-specific transcription factor GCMb isoform X1 encodes MSRAEDREEADCVCSFGMKSTWDINDPKLPQDTKQFDAFQEWTDGYVRYIYSAEDKNAQRHLSGWAMRNTNNHNCQILKKSCLGVVVCSRACALPDGSRLQLRPAICDKARQKQQKKVCPSCGGALELLPCRGHSGYPVTNFWRVDGKAIFFQAKGVHDHPRPESKSETEARRSSVKRRVSSPPYAPKRRLADAQALGPAPHSCVESAERISFVEPGFPQHYPPFQSPEAYYNPHVALGEISPGAQKSAGAPRLYVGRPGYEFQGYLTSPPYPTAASEFCDPRATALGCPASSTAAPLSSSSLDPAAAPPKAGWKDLLKNSSAYGDGHHYYAPDYACRYPGNPPPSPAALQTIITTTTKVSYQPCPKGGVYQACPKAQPGCSSPPDPSAYSAQVKVTEESGGVIKSLSFQPEAAAPTKTERADGYDYRYGYVNANAAGAFRYDDY; translated from the exons ATGTCCCGAGCGGAAGATCGCGAGGAGGCCGACTGCGTCTGCTCCTTCGGCATGAAGTCCACTTGGGACATCAACGACCCCAAACTCCCACAG GACACTAAGCAGTTTGACGCCTTCCAGGAGTGGACGGACGGCTACGTGCGTTACATTTACAGCG CCGAGGACAAGAACGCCCAGCGCCACCTGTCGGGCTGGGCCATGAGGAACACCAACAACCACAACTGCCAGATCCTGAAGAAGTCCTGCCTGGGCGTGGTGGTGTGCTCTCGCGCCTGCGCCCTGCCCGACGGCTCGCGACTGCAACTGCGGCCCGCCATCTGCGACAAAGCGCGCCAGAAGCAGCAGA AGAAGGTTTGTCCCAGTTGCGGCGGCGCCCTGGAGCTCCTGCCGTGTCGCGGCCACAGCGGCTACCCCGTCACCAACTTCTGGAGGGTGGACGGGAAAGCCATCTTCTTCCAG GCCAAAGGGGTCCACGACCATCCCAGACCGGAGTCCAAGTCCGAGACGGAGGCCCGCAGAAGTTCCGTGAAAAGACGAGTAAGCTCCCCGCCGTACGCCCCCAAAAGGCGCCTGGCGGATGCCCAG GCTCTCGGGCCCGCCCCGCATTCCTGCGTGGAGTCGGCCGAACGCATCTCCTTCGTCGAGCCCGGCTTCCCGCAGCATTACCCGCCGTTCCAGAGTCCGGAGGCCTACTACAACCCTCACGTGGCGCTGGGGGAGATTTCCCCCGGGGCGCAAAAGAGCGCCGGCGCTCCCAGACTCTACGTGGGGAGACCCGGGTACGAGTTCCAGGGCTACCTGACCTCGCCTCCGTATCCGACGGCGGCTTCGGAATTCTGCGATCCCAG GGCTACGGCGCTGGGTTGTCCGGCGTCCTCGACGGCCGCCCCCCTCTCGTCGTCCTCCCTGGAcccggcggcggcgccgcccaAAGCCGGCTGGAAGGATCTCCTGAAGAATTCGTCAGCGTACGGCGACGGCCACCACTATTACGCTCCCGACTACGCGTGCCGCTACCCGGGGAACCCCCCGCCGTCTCCGGCCGCGCTGCAGaccatcatcaccaccaccaccaaa gtcTCCTATCAGCCGTGTCCCAAGGGCGGCGTCTACCAGGCCTGCCCCAAAGCGCAGCCGGGCTGCTCCTCGCCGCCGGACCCGTCGGCCTACTCGGCCCAGGTCAAGGTGACGGAGGAGTCGGGGGGCGTCATCAAGTCCCTCTCCTTCCAGCCCGAAGCGGCAGCGCCCACCAAAACGGAGCGAGCCGACGGCTACGACTACCGCTACGGCTACGTCAACGCCAACGCCGCCGGCGCCTTCCGCTACGACGACTACTGA
- the gcm2 gene encoding chorion-specific transcription factor GCMb isoform X2: MSRAEDREEADCVCSFGMKSTWDINDPKLPQDTKQFDAFQEWTDGYVRYIYSAEDKNAQRHLSGWAMRNTNNHNCQILKKSCLGVVVCSRACALPDGSRLQLRPAICDKARQKQQKKVCPSCGGALELLPCRGHSGYPVTNFWRVDGKAIFFQAKGVHDHPRPESKSETEARRSSVKRRALGPAPHSCVESAERISFVEPGFPQHYPPFQSPEAYYNPHVALGEISPGAQKSAGAPRLYVGRPGYEFQGYLTSPPYPTAASEFCDPRATALGCPASSTAAPLSSSSLDPAAAPPKAGWKDLLKNSSAYGDGHHYYAPDYACRYPGNPPPSPAALQTIITTTTKVSYQPCPKGGVYQACPKAQPGCSSPPDPSAYSAQVKVTEESGGVIKSLSFQPEAAAPTKTERADGYDYRYGYVNANAAGAFRYDDY, translated from the exons ATGTCCCGAGCGGAAGATCGCGAGGAGGCCGACTGCGTCTGCTCCTTCGGCATGAAGTCCACTTGGGACATCAACGACCCCAAACTCCCACAG GACACTAAGCAGTTTGACGCCTTCCAGGAGTGGACGGACGGCTACGTGCGTTACATTTACAGCG CCGAGGACAAGAACGCCCAGCGCCACCTGTCGGGCTGGGCCATGAGGAACACCAACAACCACAACTGCCAGATCCTGAAGAAGTCCTGCCTGGGCGTGGTGGTGTGCTCTCGCGCCTGCGCCCTGCCCGACGGCTCGCGACTGCAACTGCGGCCCGCCATCTGCGACAAAGCGCGCCAGAAGCAGCAGA AGAAGGTTTGTCCCAGTTGCGGCGGCGCCCTGGAGCTCCTGCCGTGTCGCGGCCACAGCGGCTACCCCGTCACCAACTTCTGGAGGGTGGACGGGAAAGCCATCTTCTTCCAG GCCAAAGGGGTCCACGACCATCCCAGACCGGAGTCCAAGTCCGAGACGGAGGCCCGCAGAAGTTCCGTGAAAAGACGA GCTCTCGGGCCCGCCCCGCATTCCTGCGTGGAGTCGGCCGAACGCATCTCCTTCGTCGAGCCCGGCTTCCCGCAGCATTACCCGCCGTTCCAGAGTCCGGAGGCCTACTACAACCCTCACGTGGCGCTGGGGGAGATTTCCCCCGGGGCGCAAAAGAGCGCCGGCGCTCCCAGACTCTACGTGGGGAGACCCGGGTACGAGTTCCAGGGCTACCTGACCTCGCCTCCGTATCCGACGGCGGCTTCGGAATTCTGCGATCCCAG GGCTACGGCGCTGGGTTGTCCGGCGTCCTCGACGGCCGCCCCCCTCTCGTCGTCCTCCCTGGAcccggcggcggcgccgcccaAAGCCGGCTGGAAGGATCTCCTGAAGAATTCGTCAGCGTACGGCGACGGCCACCACTATTACGCTCCCGACTACGCGTGCCGCTACCCGGGGAACCCCCCGCCGTCTCCGGCCGCGCTGCAGaccatcatcaccaccaccaccaaa gtcTCCTATCAGCCGTGTCCCAAGGGCGGCGTCTACCAGGCCTGCCCCAAAGCGCAGCCGGGCTGCTCCTCGCCGCCGGACCCGTCGGCCTACTCGGCCCAGGTCAAGGTGACGGAGGAGTCGGGGGGCGTCATCAAGTCCCTCTCCTTCCAGCCCGAAGCGGCAGCGCCCACCAAAACGGAGCGAGCCGACGGCTACGACTACCGCTACGGCTACGTCAACGCCAACGCCGCCGGCGCCTTCCGCTACGACGACTACTGA